Sequence from the Sulfurimonas hongkongensis genome:
GAAAACAGGAGTTTGCAAAAGAGAGATTTTATACTAACAGAGTGACTGTTAAAAGCTCTACTATGGCAAATCTAGGCGACTTTACTGTAAATATTGCTGGGGATAAAAAGCTTATACTTAACATATCACTAAAGTATAAAGAGAAAAATAAAAATGCTTGGATAAGTACAGGGGCTGCAAAAAATGAGATTTTAGCTAAAGGCGATGTACTAAGAGATGCAGTTATTCATACTTTTTCAAACTCAAATAGCGCCAGAGTAACAAACCATAGAATGAAAAAAGAGTTAGTTAAAAACATAAACACTTATCTCTCAGAAGGAGAGATAGAAGAGGTTTATTTTAATAGATTTTTAATCCAGTAAACTTAAAACTGTGCTTGAAGAAATGGAATAACCTGCTTTTTACGGCTTAAAACTCCATCAAGCCACGCTTGTGAGTTCTCAAGTTTGCACTTAAATGCACGCTCAATTTTACTATCATCATCACTAATAACTAGCATTTGAGAGCCTTCTCTCATAATGTCAGTGAGAAGAATGATAACACTATGAAGATTGTTCTGCTCTTTTAGTTTTTTCATATCTTCAAATAGGTCATTTTTAATCCCATCAAAAACACTCAAGTCAACCACTTCAAGTTGTCCAACTCCAAGCTTATCACTGCCCATAACAAACTCTTTATAGTCACGAGTATTTAGCTCTCTTGCACTAGCTCCTTCTACAGCTGATTTTACTATAAACATCTCCATGCCAAGGGCTTTATAATCCTCAATATCCGCTATTTTAGCTAACTCTTTAACTACTTTTGTATCTAGTTTTGTACAAGTTGGAGACTTAAAGATAACGGTATCACTAAGTATAGCACACATCATCATCCCTGCTATATCTTTTGGAATATCTATACCGTGATAATCATATGCTTCTTTTATAACAGTGTTTGAACTGCCAATAGGCCGTATCCAACACTCTAATGGGGTTGAAGTAGTTATATCACCTAGTTTATGATGGTCATAAATCCCTAAAATAGTAGCCTCCATAATATCTGCTGGAGCTTGAGCTAGATCTGAGAAATCAACCAAGTAGACACTCTCTCCTGCATAAGAAGTTTTTAGTTCTGGTACATCAGCGCCAAACTTGTTTAGTATAAACTCAGTTTCAGGAGAAATTTCACCTTGACGAGTAGCTACACAATCTTCACCAAGTTTGTTTTTAAGATAAGCTAGAGAAATTGCTCCTACTATAGAATCAGAGTCTGGATTAGTGTGCCCAAAAATATATGTTGACATTTATATTGACCTTTAAAAAATTTTTGTAATTATACTCTTAGTTTTTAAAGCAAAACTTAGTTGCTTATCTTATCAACTTGAGCTACTTTGTTACCATCTTTTATGATTTTAACACGATCACCTACTGCAATAAAATCACTTCC
This genomic interval carries:
- a CDS encoding flagellar basal body-associated FliL family protein — protein: MLQKIIKIFILLIISVLLVLMIVYGVSNSDFKNLKKYNEEDYGINNIRDKMQNPSKRKQEFAKERFYTNRVTVKSSTMANLGDFTVNIAGDKKLILNISLKYKEKNKNAWISTGAAKNEILAKGDVLRDAVIHTFSNSNSARVTNHRMKKELVKNINTYLSEGEIEEVYFNRFLIQ
- a CDS encoding manganese-dependent inorganic pyrophosphatase; its protein translation is MSTYIFGHTNPDSDSIVGAISLAYLKNKLGEDCVATRQGEISPETEFILNKFGADVPELKTSYAGESVYLVDFSDLAQAPADIMEATILGIYDHHKLGDITTSTPLECWIRPIGSSNTVIKEAYDYHGIDIPKDIAGMMMCAILSDTVIFKSPTCTKLDTKVVKELAKIADIEDYKALGMEMFIVKSAVEGASARELNTRDYKEFVMGSDKLGVGQLEVVDLSVFDGIKNDLFEDMKKLKEQNNLHSVIILLTDIMREGSQMLVISDDDSKIERAFKCKLENSQAWLDGVLSRKKQVIPFLQAQF